In one Primulina eburnea isolate SZY01 unplaced genomic scaffold, ASM2296580v1 ctg128_ERROPOS2300000, whole genome shotgun sequence genomic region, the following are encoded:
- the LOC140820600 gene encoding uncharacterized protein: MSVQVQNETGVDVEKLKMASLYFYCFVFVEGTREKTNKIDPKYLRVIDDLDRFNSYLWGRVAFRDAVRCLKKDLLGRYNYLAEAKGRKEVDGSFLVGGFVLPLQILAYEYYPSVAQKFARRKDVDGLMLPRMFQWVINTWSSNRAPTASDVTAAFGDCAIDDCPGCLTPTPEELVSAYYTTGDLLILRPMRSPLGYSSS; this comes from the exons ATGAGTGTTCAAGTGCAGAATGAGACTGGTGTAGACGTGGAGAAGTTAAAGATGGCTAGTCTTTACTTCTATTGTTTTGTGTTCGTTGAGGGGACTAGGGAAAAAACGAATAAGATCGACCCTAAATACCTGAGGGTTATAGATGATTTGGATAGGTTTAACAGCTATCTGTGGGGTAGAGTAGCCTTTCGTGATGCGGTCCGATGCTTGAAGAAGGACCTTTTAGGGCGATATAATTACCTTGCCGAGGCAAAGGGTCGGAAAGAAGTTGATGGCAGCTTCCTTGTCGGTGGTTTTGTGCTGCCTCTGCAG ATCCTCGCTTATGAATATTATCCGAGCGTTGCACAAAAGTTTGCAAGGAGAAAAGATGTGGACGGTTTGATGTTGCCCAGGATGTTTCAGTGGGTGATTAACACGTGGTCGTCAAACCGTGCCCCAACTGCTAGTGATGTCACTGCAGCCTTTGGTGATTGTGCTATAGAT GATTGTCCTGGATGTTTGACTCCTACTCCCGAGGAGCTCGTTTCAGCGTATTATACAACCGGAGATTTGTTGATTCTGCGCCCGATGCGGTCACCACTCGGGTACTCGAGCTCTTGA